A genomic stretch from Pseudomonas sp. MUP55 includes:
- a CDS encoding CaiB/BaiF CoA-transferase family protein — MTAPLSGIKVIEIGTLIAAPFAARVMAEFGAEVIKIEAMGQGDPLRKWRKLHEGTSLWWYLQSRNKKSLALDLKSPEGLSLIKQLLGDADVLIENLRPGGLEKLGLGWDVLHALNPKLTLVRISGYGQTGPYRDRPGFGAIGEAMGGIRYTTGNPDSPPARVGVSLGDSLASLHGVIGALMSLLRVKTGQGDGQIVDVSLAESVFNLMESLVPEYDMLGHVRERSGGALPGIAPSNTYLTADGAYVVIAGNSDPIYKRLMTTIGRADLAEAPEFAHNDGRAAKSGLLDAAITHWTSSLPIEQVLSALEAAEVPAGRIYSVADIVSDPHYQARDMLLDAELPGGVSVKMPGIVPKLSETPGAVNWQGPALGQHTDDILGGLGLTGTDIQRLKNSGVVQ, encoded by the coding sequence ATGACGGCTCCCCTGAGCGGTATCAAGGTGATCGAGATCGGCACCCTGATTGCCGCGCCATTCGCGGCGCGAGTGATGGCCGAGTTTGGTGCCGAGGTAATCAAGATCGAAGCCATGGGGCAGGGCGATCCGCTTCGCAAATGGCGAAAGCTGCACGAAGGCACGTCGCTGTGGTGGTACCTGCAGTCGCGCAACAAGAAGTCCCTGGCCCTGGACCTCAAGTCGCCGGAAGGCTTGAGCCTGATCAAGCAATTGCTCGGCGACGCCGACGTGCTGATCGAGAACCTGCGCCCCGGTGGCCTGGAAAAACTCGGCTTGGGTTGGGACGTGCTGCACGCCCTCAACCCCAAGCTGACCCTGGTGCGCATCTCTGGCTATGGCCAGACCGGCCCCTATCGCGACCGCCCGGGCTTCGGTGCGATTGGCGAGGCCATGGGCGGCATTCGCTACACCACCGGCAACCCGGATTCGCCCCCGGCGCGGGTCGGCGTGAGCCTGGGGGATTCCCTCGCGTCGTTGCATGGCGTGATCGGCGCGCTGATGTCGCTGCTGCGGGTCAAGACCGGCCAGGGTGACGGGCAGATCGTCGACGTGTCCCTGGCCGAAAGCGTATTCAACCTGATGGAAAGCCTGGTGCCCGAATACGACATGCTGGGCCATGTGCGTGAGCGCAGCGGCGGCGCCTTGCCCGGTATCGCGCCGTCCAACACCTACCTGACCGCCGACGGCGCCTACGTGGTGATCGCCGGCAACAGCGACCCGATCTACAAACGCCTGATGACCACCATCGGCCGCGCCGACCTGGCCGAGGCGCCCGAGTTCGCCCACAACGACGGGCGTGCGGCAAAGAGTGGTTTGCTGGACGCGGCCATTACCCACTGGACCAGCAGCCTGCCCATCGAGCAGGTGCTCAGCGCCCTGGAGGCCGCCGAAGTGCCGGCCGGGCGTATCTATTCGGTGGCGGACATTGTCAGCGACCCGCACTACCAGGCGCGCGATATGTTGCTTGATGCCGAATTACCCGGCGGTGTGTCGGTGAAGATGCCCGGCATCGTGCCCAAGCTCTCGGAAACACCCGGCGCGGTGAACTGGCAAGGCCCTGCGCTGGGTCAGCATACCGATGACATCCTCGGCGGCCTGGGCCTGACCGGCACCGATATCCAACGTCTGAAAAATTCGGGAGTGGTGCAATGA
- a CDS encoding hydroxymethylglutaryl-CoA lyase, with protein sequence MITDYSDPLIVQEVSPRDGLQIEPTWVDTADKIALINQLSRAGFSRIEAGSFVSPKAIPALRDGELVFQGIERTPGVIYVALIPNLKGAQRAIASRADELNLVMSASQTHNLANMRMRCEASLAAFGDIARFAADHPVRLNGSIATTFGCPFEGKIDEDRVLQIVDAYRELGIQGITLADTTGMANPRQVERLVKRVLARIPAGDLTLHFHNTRGLGLCNVLAAYEAGARRFDAALGGLGGCPFAPGASGNICTEDLVNLCEEVGIHTGIDLPHLLHMSRRLPALLGHALPGQVAKAGRNSDLHPPPEYIAAL encoded by the coding sequence ATGATCACCGATTATTCCGACCCGTTGATCGTGCAGGAAGTCTCCCCGCGCGACGGCCTGCAAATCGAGCCGACCTGGGTCGACACCGCTGACAAGATCGCGCTGATCAACCAGCTTTCCCGCGCCGGTTTTTCGCGCATCGAAGCCGGATCGTTCGTCTCGCCCAAAGCCATACCGGCTCTGCGCGATGGCGAGCTGGTCTTTCAAGGCATCGAGCGCACGCCTGGGGTGATCTACGTGGCACTGATCCCCAATCTCAAAGGCGCCCAACGCGCTATCGCGTCCCGCGCCGATGAGCTGAACCTGGTGATGTCCGCCAGCCAGACCCACAACCTGGCGAACATGCGCATGCGCTGCGAGGCGTCCCTGGCTGCCTTCGGCGATATCGCACGCTTTGCCGCCGACCACCCGGTGCGCCTCAATGGCAGCATCGCCACCACCTTCGGCTGCCCGTTCGAAGGCAAGATCGACGAAGACCGGGTGCTGCAGATTGTCGATGCTTACCGCGAGCTGGGCATCCAGGGCATCACCCTGGCGGACACCACCGGCATGGCCAATCCACGGCAGGTCGAGCGCTTGGTCAAGCGCGTGCTGGCGCGTATACCGGCGGGCGATCTGACCCTGCATTTCCATAACACCCGCGGCCTGGGCTTGTGCAATGTGCTGGCCGCCTACGAAGCCGGCGCGCGGCGTTTTGATGCGGCGCTCGGTGGCCTGGGCGGTTGCCCGTTCGCGCCGGGTGCGTCGGGCAATATCTGTACGGAAGACCTGGTCAACCTGTGCGAAGAGGTCGGCATTCACACCGGCATCGACCTGCCGCATCTGCTGCACATGTCCCGCCGCCTGCCCGCGCTGCTGGGCCATGCATTGCCCGGCCAGGTGGCCAAGGCCGGGCGCAACAGTGACCTGCATCCACCGCCTGAATACATCGCCGCTTTGTAG